Proteins encoded together in one Aminipila butyrica window:
- a CDS encoding aliphatic sulfonate ABC transporter substrate-binding protein has translation MKKFIAVFMISVLAVLTLVGCGTDDDSTSGKTENNSESGAVLRIAAQPYPLYTPVYVAQELGYLQEEFEAVGATYEWQEFKSGPLVNEAVAAGEADLGFMADLPAIIAKSTGQPIEIVSNIAYGEKGLAVLVKADSTVKSIADLKGKKIAYATGSYAQHLLALLLSNEDLTLDDVQTINLGASDQPAALANGEVDAIVIWEQYISKLTSDGTAKVLADGTGVKRGNMITYVVSDYAKANPDVIKAYIRALNRADELLASDPDKAAEAVAADFGVDTKLMRKIISNFTYSTELTAEDIAEITKVKDFSLDAGIISKDVDINSFINTEYVKAAE, from the coding sequence ATGAAAAAATTTATAGCAGTATTCATGATATCCGTGTTAGCAGTTTTAACATTAGTCGGATGCGGAACAGATGATGACAGCACTTCGGGCAAAACGGAAAACAATTCGGAGAGTGGCGCAGTTTTACGGATTGCAGCGCAGCCGTATCCGCTTTACACACCGGTGTATGTAGCTCAGGAGTTGGGTTATTTGCAAGAAGAGTTTGAAGCCGTAGGGGCAACCTATGAGTGGCAGGAATTTAAATCAGGTCCCTTGGTAAATGAAGCCGTTGCCGCAGGAGAAGCCGATCTTGGCTTTATGGCAGATTTGCCGGCTATTATTGCAAAGTCCACAGGTCAGCCTATCGAAATTGTTTCAAATATAGCTTATGGTGAAAAAGGGCTTGCTGTTCTTGTAAAAGCGGACTCGACTGTAAAGAGTATAGCTGACCTAAAGGGAAAGAAAATCGCCTACGCAACGGGGTCTTATGCTCAGCATTTACTTGCTTTGTTGCTGTCAAATGAAGACTTGACATTAGATGATGTGCAGACGATAAATCTTGGAGCCAGCGACCAACCTGCTGCTTTAGCAAACGGAGAAGTGGATGCCATCGTTATCTGGGAGCAATACATTTCAAAGCTGACCAGTGACGGTACCGCAAAGGTTCTGGCAGACGGTACCGGCGTGAAGCGGGGAAATATGATTACCTATGTGGTTTCAGACTATGCAAAGGCCAATCCAGATGTAATAAAGGCCTATATTAGAGCCTTAAACAGAGCAGATGAACTTCTTGCCTCCGATCCGGATAAAGCAGCAGAAGCAGTTGCTGCCGACTTCGGTGTGGATACAAAGCTTATGAGAAAAATAATCTCTAACTTTACTTATTCCACAGAGCTGACAGCAGAAGATATTGCAGAAATAACAAAAGTTAAAGATTTCTCATTAGATGCAGGTATTATTAGTAAGGATGTCGATATAAACAGCTTCATTAACACGGAGTATGTAAAGGCAGCGGAATAA